A genomic window from Silene latifolia isolate original U9 population chromosome Y, ASM4854445v1, whole genome shotgun sequence includes:
- the LOC141628365 gene encoding protein FAR1-RELATED SEQUENCE 1-like, which produces MDAQRWKHSKLTADSKNSSPILSTPLSIEKKCAEFYTPPVFYDFQEELKGACYSCNEANKSTKERDVERLFVMDRESKKVYEVDVDGKTLVCSCKRFQRFGILCRHCVWVLHNKGFDEIPSEYLLPRWSNYATFRPIFNVVGTSLEADCASIDTRQNTIGELWSWVFTCSVTCGG; this is translated from the coding sequence ATGGATGCTCAACGCTGGAAGCATTCTAAATTAACTGCTGATTCTAAAAACTCCTCTCCTATATTATCAACTCCCCTTTCTATAGAAAAGAAATGTGCTGAATTTTACACACCACCGGTGTTTTATGATTTTCAAGAAGAGTTGAAAGGTGCATGCTACTCTTGTAATGAGGCCAACAAAAGCACGAAAGAAAGGGACGTGGAGCGTTTATTTGTTATGGATCGTGAGAGCAAGAAAGTCTATGAAGTCGATGTTGATGGGAAAACTTTAGTGTGTTCATGCAAGAGGTTTCAGAGATTTGGGATACTTTGTAGACATTGTGTATGGGTGTTGCATAATAAGGGGTTTGATGAAATACCTTCTGAATATCTATTGCCGAGGTGGAGCAATTATGCAACATTTCGTCCTATCTTTAATGTTGTAGGGACGTCCTTAGAAGCTGATTGTGCCTCAATTGACACAAGACAAAACACTATCGGTGAATTATGGTCGTGGGTGTTCACCTGCAGTGTCACTTGTGGAGGATGA
- the LOC141628366 gene encoding protein FAR1-RELATED SEQUENCE 5-like: protein MDISTNPEEDILLLTNCPDQLLVIDVPLVNDVPEELKPFVGMKFENLEQGLDFYKAYAKACGFIPRLDSSKIIQGVTTHKSCVCNKEGNRQHGGQKRRRAITRVGCPAKIKFKRLPAGEYEVYEFIEVHSHAMVTPSTMIHLKSFRKLNLVHKKMIMDNSRVNQGPVKTFRMFKEYVRGYKNVGASLEDFKNFSRDVKKYIKEYDAEMLIEGFMQKRARCPSFYFDFDVDDDKRLTKVFWADPIAIKNYALFGDSVSFDTTFDFNEYRMVFCPFMGVDNHKKCVTFAAGLIMRENEESFTWLFDNFMKAMGGCYPTTLITDQCLGIKAGLKMCFQQHNTQITYVAYHEKIATTKLVQPFTKTQTF from the coding sequence AAGAGCTTAAACCATTTGTTGGAATGAAATTTGAGAATTTGGAGCAAGGGTTGGATTTCTACAAAGCATATGCCAAAGCTTGTGGCTTTATTCCGAGATTGGATTCAAGTAAAATCATTCAAGGAGTTACTACACATAAGAGCTGTGTGTGTAACAAAGAAGGTAATAGGCAGCATGGTGGGCAAAAAAGGAGGAGGGCAATAACAAGAGTTGGGTGTCCTGCCAAGATTAAGTTTAAGAGACTTCCTGCTGGTGAGTATGAGGTGTATGAATTTATCGAGGTGCACTCACATGCAATGGTAACTCCATCCACTATGATTCACTTAAAGTCATTTAGGAAGCTCAACCTTGTGCATAAGAAAATGATAATGGATAACTCACGTGTTAACCAGGGGCCTGTGAAGACATTTCGAATGTTTAAAGAGTACGTTAGGGGATATAAAAACGTAGGGGCTTCCTTAGAAGATTTTAAGAATTTTTCAAGGGATGTAAAGAAATACATCAAAGAATATGATGCGGAAATGCTGATAGAGGGCTTCATGCAAAAAAGAGCTAGGTGTCCctcattttactttgattttgatGTTGATGACGACAAAAGACTCACTAAGGTTTTCTGGGCTGATCCAATTGCAATTAAGAACTATGCACTCtttggtgattctgtgtctttTGACACCACATTCGATTTTAATGAATACCGTATGGTGTTTTGTCCTTTTATGGGGGTTGACAATCATAAAAAATGTGTCACTTTTGCGGCTGGTTTGATAATGCGGGAGAATGAAGAGTCTTTTACCTGGCTTTTTGACAATTTTATGAAGGCAATGGGTGGGTGTTATCCTACTACTCTGATTACTGACCAATGTCTGGGTATTAAAGCGGGGTTAAAAATGTGTTTTCAGCAACACAACACACAGATTAcgtatgtggcatatcatgaaaaAATTGCCACGACAAAGTTGGTTCAACCATTTACAAAGACACAGACTTTCTAA